From the genome of Ignavibacteriales bacterium, one region includes:
- the mraZ gene encoding division/cell wall cluster transcriptional repressor MraZ, translating into MFRGQFTYSMDSKGRIAIPAKLRKHISADTNETFVMTRGLSNCIDLYPLDEWQKIEESLLNLNTFQPDDARFIRMFVQFAAEDVMDGQSRIMIPSTLITYAKIEKEVLILGALKKIEVWNPKVYEEYLLQSPQTYEEIAAKVMASK; encoded by the coding sequence ATGTTTAGAGGTCAATTTACATATTCAATGGATTCTAAAGGTCGGATCGCTATTCCGGCTAAACTTAGAAAGCATATTTCTGCAGATACAAACGAAACGTTTGTGATGACGAGAGGTCTATCCAATTGCATCGATTTATATCCGCTGGATGAATGGCAGAAGATAGAAGAATCACTTTTAAATTTAAATACATTCCAACCTGATGATGCAAGATTTATAAGAATGTTTGTTCAGTTTGCTGCTGAAGATGTAATGGATGGCCAATCAAGAATTATGATCCCATCAACTCTCATTACTTATGCAAAAATTGAAAAAGAAGTTTTAATACTTGGTGCGTTAAAAAAAATAGAAGTCTGGAATCCAAAAGTTTATGAAGAATATTTATTACAATCTCCGCAAACTTATGAGGAGATTGCGGCTAAAGTAATGGCTTCTAAATGA
- a CDS encoding sensor histidine kinase, with product MQLLFQKSDDINEYIKSLPSFYNPVYISILIFILVSAIIYISYRYIYNPMIRKHKKDQQQFEITTENILEMFSELDPNPIMRINSSGLITSLNKSAKERFHLLEVNKSKLDSLVSKIEIDITGIILNDQSFILPLELNERYYDINFKGISFLDMAQLYFWDTTAQKEYDRQMTNYQNLLKNSSAHLQKVIEEERNRLSRILHDSIAQNILLIKLNIGNYKKFIGAGLNEQDYLRTINILDSTLNDVRELAHNLKPLNIDELGLETVVKSMCNNVAREAGYKYQIQFPKTPITISKEIEICLFRVIQESLNNIIRHAKATSFTINLLLDDGTLVLFISDDGIGFKPKKLLNDKYISDGLGVMNMQETVEKLNGTFQIDSTNNSGTVIIVAFPIETININEKSSYKNISS from the coding sequence TTGCAACTTCTTTTTCAAAAATCCGATGATATAAATGAATATATAAAATCACTACCGAGTTTTTATAACCCGGTTTATATATCCATTTTAATTTTCATCCTTGTTTCGGCTATTATTTATATCTCCTACCGCTACATTTACAACCCAATGATCAGGAAACACAAGAAGGATCAGCAACAGTTTGAAATCACAACTGAAAATATTCTTGAAATGTTTTCTGAACTTGATCCAAACCCGATTATGCGAATCAACTCTTCCGGTTTAATTACAAGCCTAAACAAATCAGCTAAGGAAAGATTTCACTTACTTGAGGTTAATAAAAGCAAATTGGATTCTTTGGTTTCTAAAATTGAAATTGATATCACTGGTATTATTCTAAATGATCAATCTTTTATCCTTCCATTAGAACTAAATGAAAGATATTATGATATAAATTTTAAAGGAATATCTTTTTTGGATATGGCGCAGCTTTACTTTTGGGATACAACAGCGCAAAAAGAATATGACAGACAAATGACCAACTATCAAAACTTACTTAAAAATTCATCCGCACATTTGCAAAAAGTTATTGAGGAAGAAAGAAACAGGTTATCTAGAATTCTGCATGATTCAATAGCACAGAATATTTTACTTATAAAATTAAATATAGGTAATTACAAAAAGTTTATTGGCGCCGGACTTAATGAACAAGATTATTTAAGAACGATTAATATTCTTGATTCCACTTTAAATGATGTAAGAGAACTTGCACATAACCTAAAACCGTTAAATATTGATGAATTGGGATTAGAAACAGTTGTAAAATCAATGTGTAATAATGTTGCAAGAGAAGCAGGTTATAAATATCAGATTCAATTTCCTAAAACTCCGATTACTATTTCAAAAGAAATTGAAATTTGCCTTTTTAGAGTTATTCAAGAATCACTTAACAACATAATAAGACATGCTAAGGCAACTTCATTTACAATTAATTTATTGCTGGATGATGGCACACTGGTACTTTTTATTTCTGATGATGGAATTGGATTTAAACCAAAAAAACTTTTAAATGATAAATATATTTCGGATGGTCTTGGCGTAATGAATATGCAGGAAACCGTTGAAAAATTAAATGGTACATTTCAGATAGATTCTACAAACAATAGCGGAACTGTAATTATTGTTGCCTTTCCGATTGAAACAATAAACATAAATGAAAAATCGAGTTATAAAAATATTAGTAGCTGA
- a CDS encoding response regulator transcription factor, which yields MKNRVIKILVADDHTLFRQGVIRLLDDNKEFSIVAEAENGSELIEKYFNFRPDIILTDIAMPGLTGIQSVQEIHKKDPKAKALFLSMYDEGEYVYKVIKSGGMGLVNKNILEEELFLAIEKVYNGFQYFGSKWSDETIKQLIYDYEKKTEEDSDFNVDLNFREEQILQMVIDGATSKEIADKMQLSKKTIDYYRSNLLRKFDIKTQIELAKCGIKHFELKKEKLF from the coding sequence ATGAAAAATCGAGTTATAAAAATATTAGTAGCTGATGATCACACTCTGTTCAGGCAAGGTGTGATAAGGCTTTTGGATGATAACAAAGAATTTTCTATTGTTGCTGAAGCTGAAAACGGAAGTGAGTTGATAGAAAAATATTTTAACTTCCGCCCGGATATTATTCTTACTGATATTGCGATGCCCGGGTTAACGGGTATCCAAAGTGTTCAGGAAATCCACAAAAAAGATCCAAAAGCTAAGGCACTATTCTTATCAATGTATGACGAAGGCGAGTATGTTTACAAAGTAATTAAATCCGGCGGTATGGGTTTAGTTAACAAAAACATTCTGGAAGAGGAATTATTTTTAGCTATAGAAAAAGTGTATAATGGATTTCAATATTTTGGCAGTAAATGGTCCGATGAGACAATTAAACAATTAATATATGATTATGAGAAAAAAACTGAAGAAGATTCAGATTTTAATGTTGATCTCAACTTTCGGGAAGAACAGATACTTCAAATGGTAATTGATGGTGCTACAAGTAAAGAAATTGCTGATAAAATGCAGTTAAGTAAAAAAACAATTGATTATTATCGTTCCAATCTTTTAAGAAAGTTTGATATCAAAACCCAGATTGAATTAGCTAAATGCGGAATTAAACACTTTGAACTAAAAAAGGAGAAACTATTTTGA
- a CDS encoding DUF3892 domain-containing protein — MSKWADYLISAIRYEDEKNNILFAYLKVHQDNGVEIGAGTTWSRDEVIEAMYNGKTFYTILKSNSGEWKKGSIVSLITKNGKTVLTDNEYTDLDYLADLQEL; from the coding sequence ATGAGTAAATGGGCTGATTATCTGATCTCTGCTATTAGGTATGAAGATGAAAAAAACAATATTCTGTTTGCTTACCTTAAAGTACATCAGGATAATGGAGTGGAAATTGGTGCGGGTACCACTTGGAGCAGAGATGAAGTTATTGAGGCTATGTACAATGGAAAAACTTTTTATACAATACTTAAAAGTAACTCAGGTGAATGGAAAAAAGGTTCTATTGTATCACTGATTACTAAAAATGGTAAAACTGTTCTTACTGATAATGAATATACAGACCTTGACTACCTTGCTGATTTGCAGGAGCTATAA
- a CDS encoding DUF3857 domain-containing protein, giving the protein MDKKIIILTIFLITFIVGGLCFAQSTQEVNFDSLVLKAEAVILEDITEIEIPDNYSAEYSVSKKILIKNSKADEFCQLFINESHFNVIEELEASLTDLNGDVIKELDSDEIKEQEYSGDAFYSGHNYKYFEMQHHSYPFIFQYHFTIKIKTLLFWPNWFPQTSIPSYSSIYKLKINSDVKFRFYGKGIEIDPVEKADDTFKEYTWKLRNIPTILDEDYLSPEDRIQKAIFFVPQNFKTDAYEGNANSWEDFSNWYKQLSADRYDLSDEAKNEILGLVQNITEPKEKIRILYKYLQKKNRYVAIEMGLAGWQPQFADQVFKNRYGDCKDLSTYMVSMLNVVNIKSYPALALTRNKGVVDSEQPSNQFNHCIVCVPLDNDTLWLECTSTYNDLGDVPSTIEDINALVIGDQKGRLVRTPQKKSDQNKMVSVFNGAIEITGDLKFDAKIITTGNQKNYVKNNLAKLNSKDDKLFVINMLSANYSNLTIEQLESDESNNEKNSDLNLSLIGVYHRFLSQLNDRVFINPSIFNRKSGKDLPKEEITKRKYPVYFAYPYQDVDTVIIKIPLGYNMESKPKNKSIESSFGRYSTEYDLLDGKLFYVRNYELIQNHIPLSAYAEFYDFIKQVIEFDKAKFVLKKN; this is encoded by the coding sequence ATGGATAAAAAAATAATAATTTTAACAATATTTTTAATAACTTTTATAGTAGGTGGGTTGTGTTTTGCACAATCAACTCAGGAAGTAAATTTTGATTCACTAGTTCTAAAAGCCGAGGCTGTTATTTTAGAAGATATTACTGAAATTGAAATTCCTGATAATTACAGTGCCGAATATTCTGTAAGTAAAAAAATACTTATTAAAAATAGTAAAGCAGATGAGTTTTGCCAGTTGTTCATAAATGAATCTCATTTTAATGTTATCGAAGAACTTGAAGCTTCGTTAACTGACTTAAATGGTGATGTTATTAAAGAACTGGATTCTGACGAAATTAAAGAGCAGGAATACTCCGGTGACGCATTTTATTCGGGACATAATTATAAGTATTTTGAAATGCAGCATCATTCATATCCTTTTATTTTTCAATATCACTTTACCATTAAAATTAAGACATTATTATTTTGGCCTAATTGGTTTCCGCAAACAAGCATTCCAAGTTACTCCTCAATCTACAAATTAAAGATTAATTCGGATGTTAAATTTAGATTTTATGGGAAGGGGATTGAAATTGATCCGGTAGAAAAAGCAGATGATACATTTAAAGAATACACATGGAAATTAAGAAACATTCCCACTATTCTTGATGAAGATTATTTGTCTCCCGAAGATAGAATTCAGAAAGCAATATTTTTTGTACCACAAAATTTTAAAACTGACGCGTATGAGGGAAATGCAAATAGCTGGGAAGATTTTTCTAACTGGTATAAACAATTAAGCGCGGACAGATATGATTTATCCGATGAAGCTAAAAACGAAATTTTAGGATTAGTACAAAATATTACTGAGCCTAAAGAAAAAATTAGAATACTGTATAAATATCTTCAGAAAAAAAACAGATATGTTGCAATTGAAATGGGGTTAGCAGGTTGGCAGCCACAGTTTGCGGATCAAGTGTTCAAAAACAGATATGGTGATTGCAAAGATCTTTCAACATATATGGTTTCTATGTTGAATGTGGTTAATATAAAATCATATCCGGCACTTGCCCTAACAAGAAATAAAGGGGTTGTAGATTCGGAGCAACCGTCCAATCAATTTAATCATTGTATTGTTTGTGTACCTTTAGATAATGATACTTTATGGCTGGAATGCACTTCTACATATAATGATTTGGGAGATGTTCCATCAACTATTGAGGACATAAATGCTCTTGTTATTGGTGATCAAAAAGGAAGGCTGGTACGAACACCTCAAAAAAAGTCTGATCAAAATAAAATGGTTTCAGTTTTTAATGGGGCTATTGAAATTACGGGTGATTTAAAGTTTGATGCTAAAATTATAACTACCGGGAATCAAAAAAATTATGTAAAGAACAATCTGGCAAAGTTGAATAGTAAGGATGACAAATTATTTGTGATAAATATGTTAAGCGCAAACTATTCAAACTTAACCATTGAACAATTAGAATCTGATGAATCTAATAATGAAAAAAATAGTGATCTCAATTTGTCGCTAATTGGGGTTTATCATAGATTTTTATCTCAATTAAATGATAGAGTATTTATCAATCCAAGTATATTTAATAGAAAATCGGGTAAAGATTTACCAAAGGAAGAAATAACGAAAAGAAAATATCCGGTATATTTTGCTTATCCATATCAGGATGTAGATACTGTTATTATTAAAATTCCACTCGGTTATAACATGGAATCAAAACCAAAAAATAAGTCGATAGAAAGTAGCTTTGGCAGATATAGTACAGAATATGATTTATTGGATGGTAAACTTTTTTATGTTCGAAATTATGAACTAATACAAAACCATATTCCTTTATCTGCTTATGCAGAATTTTATGATTTTATAAAACAGGTTATTGAATTTGATAAAGCTAAGTTTGTACTTAAAAAAAATTAA
- a CDS encoding DUF3857 domain-containing protein: MKKCYLIIPFFLLIVFNGYSQDFGEVPDELLKMTSLPEDPEEDAAVIFDKITIKISKDFYLMTERHVRIKVFTEEGKKQANIELRIWHKDVLDDIEAISISPDGTEYELDDDNIFTEKGELINKVSFPIPGVEAGSVFDYIYSIRSEYISHLEPWSFQTDIYTKYSEVKVFLPKGFAYKRLSSNLELYDFEERVEEAFDPDNIRQKLAIFTWFCKDLPGIKDEPYTDNVEDNYAKMRFVLVAYKNEYVHIKFAQTWDDVATRIYKIYEDLMDDDECESIVKEIIQPESINLKKARLIYNYVSQNIKTTEHKSLIGDYFKEPAEVLKDKSGSSSEKSMLLINMLRTAGLDAKPVWISTKKNGEVSTEFCDGSQFNRLICLLNENSKNYFLYPVSSRSPFGCLTPSTDVPIGFLIEEEKGTIISITPEQVVSAILINTNASINEDKTLKANTVIQYSGYAALDEYDILHEKDHADYVKDFLTKHFAEAKLDTFFYVDVDSIARPLTLNLSFSIPNYIEENEDLGYFPVPFFSALEENPFIKPKRSSPIDFEYAFSKTEYLKIELPKAYSASQIPTKRKNLITDLGFSQSYAKGDNYIECTRTIGLRNKRLLTRDYNRIKSFYDEVVSASRDQIVINKTVTPN; the protein is encoded by the coding sequence ATGAAAAAGTGTTATTTGATCATCCCATTCTTTTTACTAATAGTTTTTAACGGCTATTCACAAGATTTTGGTGAAGTTCCTGATGAACTTCTTAAGATGACAAGCTTACCTGAAGATCCAGAAGAAGATGCTGCAGTTATTTTTGATAAGATTACAATCAAAATATCTAAAGATTTTTATTTAATGACTGAAAGGCACGTAAGAATTAAAGTCTTTACAGAAGAGGGTAAAAAGCAAGCAAATATTGAATTAAGAATATGGCATAAAGATGTATTGGATGATATTGAAGCAATTTCAATATCACCCGATGGAACAGAGTATGAATTGGATGATGACAATATTTTTACTGAGAAGGGTGAATTGATTAATAAAGTTTCATTTCCAATCCCTGGTGTAGAAGCAGGTTCAGTGTTTGACTATATATATTCGATAAGATCTGAGTACATCTCTCATTTAGAGCCGTGGTCTTTTCAAACAGATATATATACAAAATATAGTGAAGTAAAGGTTTTTCTTCCCAAAGGATTTGCATATAAACGACTTAGTTCGAACTTAGAACTTTATGATTTTGAAGAACGCGTAGAAGAAGCATTCGACCCCGATAATATTAGACAAAAATTAGCAATTTTTACCTGGTTCTGTAAAGATTTACCCGGGATAAAAGACGAGCCATATACTGATAATGTTGAAGATAATTACGCTAAAATGCGATTTGTACTTGTGGCATATAAAAACGAATATGTGCATATTAAATTTGCGCAAACTTGGGATGATGTAGCTACACGAATTTATAAAATATATGAAGATCTAATGGATGATGATGAATGCGAAAGTATTGTAAAAGAAATTATTCAACCTGAAAGTATTAATCTTAAAAAAGCCAGATTGATTTATAATTATGTTTCTCAAAATATTAAAACCACGGAACATAAATCTTTGATTGGTGATTATTTTAAAGAACCCGCAGAAGTGTTAAAAGATAAATCCGGTAGTTCATCTGAAAAAAGTATGCTGTTAATTAATATGTTAAGGACAGCTGGGCTGGATGCAAAACCAGTATGGATTAGCACAAAAAAGAATGGGGAAGTATCGACAGAATTTTGCGATGGAAGTCAGTTTAACAGATTAATATGTTTGTTAAATGAAAATTCAAAAAATTACTTTTTATATCCAGTGTCTTCGCGAAGTCCGTTTGGTTGTCTAACACCAAGTACTGATGTACCGATCGGATTTTTAATTGAGGAAGAAAAAGGAACTATTATATCGATAACACCTGAACAGGTTGTTAGTGCAATTTTAATTAATACAAATGCAAGTATTAATGAAGATAAAACTTTAAAGGCGAATACGGTTATTCAATATTCCGGATACGCCGCATTAGATGAATATGATATTTTGCATGAAAAAGATCACGCGGACTATGTTAAAGATTTTCTCACCAAGCATTTTGCTGAAGCAAAATTGGATACATTCTTTTATGTGGATGTAGATTCTATCGCCAGACCCTTAACCTTAAATTTATCATTTAGCATCCCAAATTATATTGAGGAAAATGAAGACTTAGGATATTTTCCAGTACCATTTTTTTCTGCACTTGAAGAAAATCCCTTTATCAAACCTAAAAGATCTAGCCCCATTGATTTTGAATATGCTTTCAGCAAAACTGAATATTTAAAAATAGAATTACCTAAAGCTTATTCAGCATCCCAAATTCCAACTAAAAGAAAAAATTTAATTACCGATTTAGGGTTCAGTCAATCCTATGCAAAAGGCGATAATTATATTGAATGCACAAGAACTATTGGACTACGAAATAAGAGGTTATTAACCAGAGACTATAATAGGATAAAGTCATTTTACGATGAAGTAGTCAGTGCATCACGAGATCAAATAGTTATTAACAAGACGGTTACTCCTAATTAA
- a CDS encoding TonB-dependent receptor translates to MRHYIVIIVAMLSVAAYAHNLTPTPDKTIKGIVIDSATTATLPSANITLHNNSDSTFITGVSTNADGAFTINNVNDGDYYLKISFVGYNTKYQNGIKLNNNQPQLDLGKIILTKTAYELSGAEVIGEKVSEELHLDKKVINVAQNLNAQGGTAIDVLQNQPSVRVDPDGTVYLRGSSNFTIQVNGKPYPLQGSDALKQISANSIENIELITNPSSKYDAEGSAGIININLKVQKDMSMSGILNLNSGTGDKYNGDFSFSYNVDGWNLTSGFDYRDNIFTNEQDIKRNSIINNQDTYNRSDVNIRNKRRQYSFRAGADYTPDKQNSLGLSFGIGVVDIFTSLNTLVTNEQISNSRYSRIQNNQDIPVNYVNSTLTYQYKFTPDVNDLYLELTHNYVSLVNEQKTIENLSNESFTSLADLLNNTIFKNDSKRNDGRAKLNYKHKLGENTSLETGAQSNLAYRNFDLTNRIFDETINDYLIDPNLTNTFNLRNNVYAGFVSFTSEIEGFSYMLGLRGEYMDRFLDQKTLTQTYEFNQMDYFPSVNISRNIDDHQLQLSYSKRINRPNENLLNPFAFYSDPNITISGNPQLLPEYIDAFEFNYQKMYGSVFVSAQTYYRKSKDSFTQAFSVDTTGKLNIRFDNYGNTDVYGAEISSSFSIAQIFKFDPSINLFQNHIDGKVNGQSVVKDFFNWSARLNTTVNFSANTRLQMSVNTMKFVDAQSESDLFAFISASLRQDFFDKTMSLTLQARNLFNTSNFTIKTAGSNFSGNALIMPEAPVFTLMFTYNFNNFKRNQRPNDNVDIPTGF, encoded by the coding sequence ATGAGGCACTATATAGTTATAATCGTTGCAATGCTAAGCGTTGCTGCTTATGCACATAACTTAACACCAACACCAGATAAAACAATTAAAGGGATTGTAATTGATTCCGCCACTACAGCGACGCTGCCATCTGCAAATATAACTTTACACAATAATTCCGATTCAACTTTTATAACCGGAGTTTCTACAAATGCAGATGGTGCTTTTACTATCAATAATGTTAATGATGGAGATTATTATTTAAAGATCAGTTTTGTTGGATATAATACAAAGTATCAAAACGGCATTAAACTAAATAATAATCAGCCACAACTTGATCTGGGAAAGATAATATTAACAAAAACTGCTTACGAGTTAAGCGGTGCTGAAGTTATTGGTGAAAAAGTTAGCGAGGAACTGCACCTGGATAAAAAAGTAATAAACGTGGCTCAAAACTTAAATGCTCAGGGTGGAACTGCGATAGATGTTTTACAAAATCAACCTTCGGTAAGAGTTGATCCTGATGGTACAGTATACTTGCGCGGTAGTTCTAACTTTACTATACAGGTAAATGGCAAACCTTATCCACTGCAGGGTTCAGATGCTCTAAAACAGATTTCCGCAAACAGTATTGAAAACATTGAGTTGATAACTAATCCATCATCAAAATATGATGCTGAAGGCTCGGCAGGCATTATCAACATTAATCTAAAGGTGCAAAAAGATATGTCTATGAGTGGCATTCTAAATCTTAACAGCGGCACCGGTGATAAATATAACGGTGATTTTTCTTTCAGCTATAATGTTGATGGGTGGAATTTGACTTCGGGTTTTGATTACCGTGATAACATCTTTACAAATGAGCAGGATATTAAACGAAATTCTATAATTAACAATCAGGATACCTACAATCGTTCTGATGTAAATATCCGTAACAAGAGAAGACAATATTCATTTAGAGCGGGTGCAGATTATACACCAGACAAACAAAACTCATTAGGCTTATCATTCGGGATTGGTGTTGTTGATATATTCACTTCACTAAATACTTTAGTAACCAACGAACAGATTAGTAATTCAAGGTATTCAAGAATACAAAACAATCAGGATATTCCTGTTAATTATGTTAACTCAACATTAACATATCAGTACAAGTTTACTCCTGATGTAAATGATTTGTATTTGGAACTTACACACAATTATGTTTCGCTTGTAAATGAGCAAAAGACGATAGAAAATCTTTCGAATGAAAGTTTTACTTCATTAGCTGATTTACTTAACAATACAATATTTAAAAATGATTCTAAACGAAATGATGGCAGAGCAAAGTTAAACTACAAACATAAATTAGGTGAAAATACTTCTTTGGAAACAGGTGCTCAATCAAATCTAGCTTACAGAAATTTTGATCTTACAAATAGAATATTTGATGAAACAATAAACGATTATTTGATTGACCCTAATCTTACAAACACTTTTAATTTAAGAAATAATGTTTATGCAGGATTTGTTTCCTTTACTTCGGAGATTGAAGGATTTAGTTATATGCTCGGTTTGCGTGGCGAGTATATGGATAGATTTCTTGATCAGAAAACGCTAACTCAAACTTATGAATTCAATCAAATGGACTACTTCCCTTCTGTTAATATTTCCAGAAATATTGATGATCATCAATTACAATTAAGTTATAGTAAAAGAATTAACAGACCGAATGAAAATCTTTTAAATCCATTTGCATTTTATTCAGATCCAAACATTACAATTTCTGGTAACCCACAACTTTTACCGGAATATATTGATGCATTTGAATTCAACTATCAAAAAATGTATGGAAGTGTTTTTGTTTCAGCACAGACTTATTATAGAAAATCTAAAGATTCGTTTACTCAAGCTTTTTCTGTGGATACTACAGGCAAGCTAAATATCAGATTTGATAATTATGGGAACACTGATGTTTATGGTGCAGAAATCTCATCGAGTTTTTCAATTGCTCAAATATTCAAGTTTGATCCATCAATAAATTTATTTCAGAATCATATAGATGGGAAAGTTAATGGTCAAAGTGTTGTTAAAGATTTCTTTAATTGGTCAGCAAGATTAAATACAACCGTAAATTTTTCAGCAAATACAAGATTGCAGATGTCTGTAAACACCATGAAGTTTGTTGATGCACAATCAGAATCTGATTTATTTGCATTCATAAGTGCATCATTACGTCAGGATTTCTTTGATAAGACTATGTCTTTGACTTTACAGGCGAGAAATTTATTTAATACTTCAAACTTTACTATTAAAACTGCCGGTTCAAATTTTAGTGGTAACGCTTTGATAATGCCGGAAGCCCCGGTATTCACATTAATGTTTACTTACAATTTTAATAATTTCAAACGCAATCAAAGACCAAATGACAACGTAGATATTCCTACTGGGTTCTAG
- a CDS encoding peptidylprolyl isomerase: MKKIICICLFFIISGCSIFRPEELILIQPKLVEQADLPPLCQPFYTNNLEFYCEMVISCCGKVERAKLLTSSGDSEWDSLAQLSLLKWRYSPAVYNEHPIRITIRRKVKVVFDEPKIYSLAEIQLQNSMQADSVYNALLSGSDFALLALNCSISDSKIRKGNLGNVNIKHFSNEIRTALNNLDEGEFTEPLTYADHYVIYKRLKLNN, translated from the coding sequence ATGAAAAAGATTATTTGTATCTGTCTTTTTTTCATCATCTCGGGCTGTTCGATTTTCCGACCCGAAGAATTAATTCTTATTCAACCCAAATTAGTTGAACAGGCTGATTTACCACCATTATGTCAACCTTTCTATACTAATAATCTTGAATTCTATTGTGAAATGGTTATTAGTTGCTGTGGAAAAGTTGAAAGAGCAAAACTTTTAACTAGCAGCGGCGATTCTGAATGGGACTCACTCGCTCAATTGTCTTTACTCAAATGGAGATACTCTCCTGCAGTTTATAACGAACATCCAATTAGGATTACTATAAGAAGAAAAGTAAAAGTTGTATTTGATGAACCTAAAATTTATTCACTTGCAGAAATCCAACTGCAAAATTCTATGCAGGCTGATTCCGTATACAATGCATTATTGAGTGGCAGTGATTTTGCATTGCTTGCACTTAATTGCTCAATAAGTGATTCTAAAATCCGGAAGGGAAATCTTGGTAATGTAAACATCAAACATTTTAGTAATGAGATAAGAACAGCATTGAATAATCTTGACGAAGGTGAGTTTACCGAACCTCTTACCTATGCTGATCATTATGTTATTTATAAAAGATTGAAGTTAAATAATTAG
- a CDS encoding STAS domain-containing protein yields the protein MKQNSIFDSEHFLVDIKNGISVITIKIQKVTSQEAVEFEELLQSIIFTKHNKIVVDFGDCAYADSMFIGVMVKAVKVIRQKDGDIFVITPNSSIKLMFARTGLYKIFKQFWEKEEAIKSFSKV from the coding sequence ATGAAACAAAATTCAATTTTTGATTCCGAACATTTTCTAGTTGATATTAAAAATGGAATATCAGTTATTACTATCAAAATTCAGAAAGTTACCTCCCAAGAAGCTGTAGAATTTGAAGAACTTCTTCAGTCAATTATCTTTACAAAGCATAACAAAATAGTAGTTGATTTTGGCGATTGTGCTTATGCAGATTCAATGTTTATTGGGGTAATGGTAAAAGCTGTAAAAGTAATTAGACAAAAAGATGGAGATATTTTTGTCATTACACCAAATAGCAGTATTAAATTAATGTTTGCACGAACAGGACTTTATAAAATATTTAAACAATTTTGGGAAAAAGAAGAAGCGATTAAAAGTTTTTCTAAAGTATAA
- a CDS encoding tetratricopeptide repeat protein: MPKFCNECGYKFDKEYKFCPECGTKISGSKNQKTKNSDRTVSVSNGEKILNPKVVYGILVGGFAVILIILFTSGTFDSAPVINTPINQNQEQGNVSSGVNLNNIQMINDLEAKIKANTEDYKSLLELAHLKNDSGLFEAAIQNYKTYLDKNPEDSDARVDMGVCYFNLRDFTNAIKEMETALKYVPNHQIAQLNLGVVNLSAGNIEKSKEWLKKAYDLNPTSEVGKKAEQLLNNH, translated from the coding sequence GTGCCTAAGTTTTGTAATGAGTGTGGATACAAGTTTGATAAAGAATATAAATTCTGTCCTGAATGTGGGACAAAAATTTCCGGATCAAAAAACCAAAAAACTAAAAATTCTGATAGAACGGTTTCTGTAAGTAATGGCGAGAAGATTTTAAATCCAAAAGTTGTATATGGAATTTTAGTTGGTGGATTTGCAGTAATACTAATAATACTTTTTACATCGGGTACCTTTGATTCGGCTCCTGTAATAAATACTCCGATAAATCAAAATCAAGAGCAGGGGAATGTATCCTCTGGTGTCAACTTAAATAATATACAGATGATAAATGATCTTGAGGCAAAGATAAAAGCGAACACTGAAGATTATAAAAGCTTACTTGAATTAGCACATCTAAAAAATGATTCTGGTTTATTTGAAGCTGCAATACAAAATTACAAAACGTATTTGGATAAAAATCCTGAAGACTCTGATGCAAGAGTTGATATGGGAGTTTGTTATTTTAACCTGAGAGATTTTACAAATGCTATAAAAGAAATGGAAACAGCTTTAAAGTATGTACCAAATCATCAGATAGCGCAGCTTAATCTAGGTGTTGTAAATCTTTCAGCAGGTAATATTGAAAAATCAAAAGAGTGGCTAAAAAAAGCCTACGATCTGAATCCAACCAGTGAAGTTGGAAAAAAAGCAGAACAGTTATTGAATAATCACTAG